A stretch of the Vigna radiata var. radiata cultivar VC1973A chromosome 7, Vradiata_ver6, whole genome shotgun sequence genome encodes the following:
- the LOC106768827 gene encoding GDSL esterase/lipase At3g48460, which yields MASSVTSMSSSTILLITICTLSSILSLPYATASVEGRTRPFKRVYAFGDSFTDTGNTKNAEGPSGFGHVSNSPYGTTFFNHSTNRYSDGRLVIDFVAEDLSLPYLPPYRHRKGNDTFGVNFAVAGSTAINHLFFVKNNLSLDITPQSIQTQMIWFNRYLESRECEESKCKDFDDTLFWFGEIGVNDYAYTLGSTVPDDTIRKLAISSVSGALQALLEKGAKYLVVQGLPLTGCLTLSMYLAPPDDRDELGCVKSVNNQSNYHNLVLQNKLEEFRKQYPQAVILYADYFNAYRTVMKNPTKYGFKEVFNVCCGSGEPPYNFSVFGTCGTPNATACTNPSQYINWDGVHLTEAMYKVISSMFLQGNFTQPPFNFLLAKKERAG from the exons ATGGCTTCCTCTGTGACATCCATGTCTTCTTCTACCATCCTCCTCATTACCATCTGCACACTGTCCTCAATTCTGTCACTTCCTTATGCAACAGCATCTGTGGAAGGAAGGACAAGACCCTTTAAGAGGGTTTATGCCTTTGGGGATTCTTTTACTGACACCGGCAACACCAAGAACGCAGAAGGTCCAAGCGGCTTTGGCCATGTCTCAAACTCTCCCTACGGTACCACTTTCTTCAACCATTCCACCAACAGGTACTCAGATGGAAGGCTTGTGATTGACTTCGTGGCCGAAGATCTTTCTCTGCCTTATTTGCCCCCTTATCGTCACCGCAAAGGCAACGACACTTTCGGTGTTAACTTTGCCGTTGCAGGTTCCACAGCCATAAACCACTTGTTCTTTGTGAAGAACAACCTCTCCCTTGACATCACTCCTCAGTCCATCCAAACTCAGATGATATGGTTCAACAGGTACCTGGAAAGCCGGGAATGTGAAGAATCAAAGTGCAAAGACTTCGACGATACTCTATTTTGGTTTGGGGAGATCGGTGTCAACGACTATGCCTACACTCTTGGATCTACCGTCCCAGATGATACCATAAGGAAGCTTGCAATCAGCAGTGTCTCAGGAGCATTACAG GCATTGCTAGAGAAGGGTGCGAAATACCTAGTCGTGCAGGGTTTACCTCTGACTGGGTGTTTAACATTGTCCATGTATCTGGCTCCTCCAGATGATAGGGATGAGCTTGGGTGTGTGAAAAGTGTGAACAACCAAAGCAACTACCACAACCTTGTGCTGCAAAACAAACTAGAGGAATTTAGGAAACAGTACCCCCAAGCTGTCATACTTTATGCTGATTACTTCAACGCCTACCGGACTGTCATGAAGAATCCGACCAAGTATGGATTCAAAGAAGTGTTCAATGTTTGTTGTGGATCAGGAGAACCACCTTACAACTTCAGTGTGTTTGGCACGTGTGGCACACCTAACGCCACTGCCTGTACAAACCCTTCTCAGTACATAAATTGGGATGGTGTTCATCTCACTGAGGCTATGTATAAAGTAATTTCTAGCATGTTTCTGCAAGGAAACTTCACCCAACCTCCGTTTAATTTTTTGTTGGCAAAAAAAGAGAGGGCGGGGTGA
- the LOC106768828 gene encoding RING finger protein 141 — protein MQYYQPPSFMDSLKALEADIHHANVLAASIPKGNGQDYLQMKLVYSKLAPIFLFFFQWMDYSCSCLPSSHFNLFRVLVYKVHTNGKSDMYSSGRKATVREFYSVILPSLQRLHGDLVEAKIGEENDDNTEMISSKEELEREHECGICLESTTKMVLPNCCHAMCINCYNDWNTRSESCPFCRGSLKRVNSGDLWVLTCSRDVIDMQTINREDVLRLYLFVNNLPQYTPDAVFLMYYDYLF, from the exons ATGCAGTATTACCAACCACCCTCTTTCATGGATTCCCTCAAGGCACTTGAGGCTGATATCCACCATGCCAATGTGCT GGCAGCTTCCATTCCAAAGGGGAATGGCCAGGATTACCTTCAAATGAAGTTAGTATACAGTAAACTGGCACcgatttttctgtttttctttcaatGGATGGATTATTCATGCTCCTGTCTACCTTCCAGTCATTTTAATCTTTTCCGTGTGCTTGTGTATAAG GTGCACACTAATGGAAAATCAGATATGTATTCAAGTGGAAGGAAAGCAACCGTAAGGGAGTTCTACA GTGTTATATTACCTTCACTCCAACGACTTCATGGTGATTTGGTAGAAGCTAAAATTGGTGAAGAAAATGATGACAACACTGAGATGATAAGCAGTAAGGAGGAGTTGGAGAGAGAGCATGAGTGTGGCATTTGCTTGGAATCTACCACCAAAATGGTTTTGCCTAATTGCTGCCATGCTATGTGTATAAATTGTTACAATGACTG GAACACAAGGTCAGAATCTTGTCCATTTTGCAGGGGAAGCTTAAAGAGAGTTAATTCGGGAGATTTGTGGGTTCTAACATGTAGTAGAGATGTGATTGATATGCAAACCATAAACAGAGAAGATGTGTTGCGTCTTTATCTCTTTGTGAATAATCTTCCCCAATATACTCCTGATGCTGTTTTCCTTATGTACTACGACTACTTATTTTAG
- the LOC106768829 gene encoding 30S ribosomal protein S21, chloroplastic — translation MDTCGTQNPSPVHILTLGKLNPYLYSAMAVPTMFHTFALPCHLRLPKTFSCASPMATTATASPLAIGSDCGVSIKGLLYPALSYTNTLYFKSAYNVQIVVGDDEPEDRIVYRFKKEVLKAGVLQECRRRRFFENKHDKIKRKARQASRRNRKRKPRSRALAENKHDSEKKKDADGDDDTGIDNWELPEALYREGDFK, via the exons ATGGACACCTGTGGGACCCAAAATCCGAGCCCAGTGCACATACTTACACTCGGCAAGCTCAACCCATACCTCTATTCTGCAATGGCTGTCCCTACAATGTTCCACACTTTTGCGCTACCCTGTCACCTTCGCCTTCCCAAAACCTTCTCATGCGCTTCACCAATGGCTACAACAGCAACGGCATCTCCGCTTGCAATTGGGAGCGATTGCGGCGTTTCAATCAAGGGCCTATTATACCCTGCACTCTCTTATACCAACACGCTTTACTTCAAATCAGCGTACAACGTGCAGATCGTAGTGGGCGATGACGAGCCCGAAGATAGAATCGTTTATCGCTTCAAGAAGGAGGTTCTCAAGGCTGGGGTGCTTCAGGAGTGTAGACGTAGAAGGTTCTTCGAGAACAAACACGACAAGATCAAAAGGAAAGCTCGCCAAGCTTCTAGAAGGAACCGAAAGAG GAAGCCGCGGTCGAGAGCTTTGGCAGAAAATAAACACGattctgaaaagaaaaaggatgcCGATGGCGATGACGATACTGGTATTGATAATTGGGAACTGCCTGAG GCCTTGTACAGGGAAGGTGACTTTAAATGA